A window of Vigna unguiculata cultivar IT97K-499-35 chromosome 4, ASM411807v1, whole genome shotgun sequence contains these coding sequences:
- the LOC114182167 gene encoding INO80 complex subunit D-like: protein MVELGSTSSPPRPVTVNGADEDAALAKSRFLTRKEVLQRRLRRVRQLTRCYRTHYWALMEELRSKYRNYSWTYGKSPFKEDHNNEGDNNNPNGVVTGVGGGDDIVRCRFSGCKTKAMAMTIYCHAHILSDSKQKLYQGCKAVAKNLPAGPSFCNKPVLKSVVPAACPTHLQFGERCLARALRRAGLGNAIPNNRKPTVKFHLVVSEFVHQIQKKRKLALKETALKVETE, encoded by the exons ATGGTCGAGTTGGGTTCCACCTCATCTCCGCCGCGTCCGGTGACTGTCAACGGTGCTGACGAGGACGCGGCGCTGGCGAAGTCGCGGTTTCTGACTCGGAAGGAGGTTCTCCAGCGGCGGCTCCGGCGAGTGAGGCAGCTGACGCGGTGCTACCGGACCCACTATTGGGCCCTAATGGAGGAACTGAGGTCCAAGTACAGAAACTACAGTTGGACCTATGGGAAGAGCCCTTTCAAGGAGGATCACAACAACGAGGGTGACAATAACAATCCAAACGGCGTCGTCACTGGCGTCGGTGGCGGCGACGATATCGTGCGGTGTCGTTTCAGCGGCTGCAAGACTAAGGCCATGGCTATGACGATATACTGTCACGCTCATATACTGTCCGATTCCAAACAGAAGCTATATCAGGGATGCAAAGCTGTTGCGAAGAA TTTGCCAGCAGGGCCTTCATTTTGTAATAAACCAGTATTGAAATCGGTGGTTCCTGCTGCATGCCCAACTCATCTTCAATTTGGTGAAAGGTGTTTAGCTCGTGCGTTAAGAAGGGCTGGGTTAGGGAATGCTATCCCTAATAATCGTAAGCCTACAGTGAAGTTTCATCTAGTGGTTTCTGAATTTGTCCAccaaattcaaaagaaaagaaagcttGCATTGAAGGAAACTGCTCTCAAAGTTGAGACTGaataa